A window of Phocoena phocoena chromosome 6, mPhoPho1.1, whole genome shotgun sequence contains these coding sequences:
- the BIN3 gene encoding bridging integrator 3, with amino-acid sequence MENSSTMSKSAVKISLDLLSNPLCEQDQDFLNMVTALDTAMKRMDAFNQEKVNQIQKTVIEPLKKFGSVFPSLNMAVKRREQALQDYRRLQAKVEKYEEKEKTGPVLAKLHQAREELRPVRDDFEAKNKQLLDEMPRFYNSRLDYFQPSFESLIRAQVVYYSEMHKIFGDLTQQLAQPGRPDEQRERENEARLSELRALSIVADD; translated from the exons ATGGAAAACTCCAGCA CCATGTCCAAGTCCGCTGTGAAGATATCCTTGGACTTGCTCTCCAATCCCCTCTGCGAGCAAGACCAGGACTTTCTGAACATGGTGACAGCCCTGGACACGGCCATGAAGCGGATGGATGCCTTCAACCAGGAAAAG GTGAACCAGATACAAAAGACTGTGATTGAACCCTTAAAAAA GTTTGGCAGTGTCTTCCCGAGCCTCAACATGGCGGTGAAACGGCGGGAGCAGGCCTTGCAGGACTACAGGAGGTTGCAGGCCAAGGTGGAGAAGTAcgaggagaaggagaagacaggGCCGGTGCTGGCCAAACTCCACCAG GCCCGAGAAGAGCTTCGGCCCGTGCGGGATGACTTTGAGGCCAAGAACAAGCAGCTCCTGGATGAGATGCCGCGGTTCTACAACAGCCGACTGGACTACTTCCAGCCCAGCTTTGAGTCCCTGATCCGAGCACAG GTCGTGTACTACTCGGAAATGCACAAGATTTTCGGAGACCTGACCCAGCAGCTTGCCCAGCCCGGCCGTCCTGATGAGCAGCGGGAGCGGGAGAACGAGGCCAGACTGAGCGAGCTCAGAGCCCTCTCCATCGTGGCCGATGACTGA